Within Primulina tabacum isolate GXHZ01 chromosome 5, ASM2559414v2, whole genome shotgun sequence, the genomic segment ACGCGATCTCTGGAGAACTGCCTGGAAGTTACGCAAAATGTGAGTCTTTAATCCGTTTTCGTGTTAGCAGTAATGATTTGGAAGGAAATATACCAGAAGGGATATTTAGTCTTACTCATGTTTCGATAATCGATGTGGCGTATAATCATTTGAGTGGTTATATTCCAACATCTATTGAAAATGCTAAGAACTTGTCAGAACTTTTCATGCAAGGGAACAAGATTTCAGGAGTTATTCCATCTGAAATCTCTCTTGCTGTTAACTTGGTTAAAATTGATCTTAGTAATAATCTTTTGTTCGGTCCCATACCTTCGAAAATTGGAGACTTGAGATTGCTCAATCTTCTTCTTCTACAAAGTAACAACCTGAGTTCTTCGATCCCCGAATCACTTTCTTCACTGAATTCTCTCAATGTTCTTGATCTGTCAAGTAACCTGTTAACTGGAGAAATCCCAGAAAAGCTAAGTGAACTGCTTCCCAATTCTTTAAACTTTTCGAACAATCATCTTTCAGGACCAATTCCCATGTTATTCGTAAAGAGTGGATTGTTAGAGTGTTTTTCAGGCAATCCAAACCTCTGTATGCCTTCTAATCGTTACTCGTCTGATCATAACTTTCCGGTATGTTCTCAAGTTTATAACCGGAAGAAAATAAACCACGCTTGGCTTATCGGGGTCTCTTTAGGAATCGTAGTTCTTGGAACCATCCTGTTTCTAAAAAGATGTCTAAACAAAGACAAGAAAATGATTGGAAATGAGGATACAGTTTCATCATCAGTTTTTTCATACGATTTCAAGTGTTTCCACCGGTTAACCTTTGATCAACAAGAGATCATGGAGGCCATGGTCGAGAAAAACATCGTGGGGTATGGAGGATCCGGGACCGTTTACAAGATTCATCTGAAGCATGGGGAACTTGTTGCTGTCAAGAAACTCTGGACCAGTCGAAAAGCTAAAGATTCACCTCCTGAGGACCAGTTGATTCTTGATAAAGGACTCAAAACCGAGGTAGAGACTCTAGGAAGCGTTAGGCACAAGAATATTGTGAAATTGTACTGCTATCTTTCCAGTCCAGAATGCAGTTTACTTGTATATGAATACATGACAAATGGGAACCTTTGGAATGCACTTCACAACGAAAAATTCTTCATCTTGGATTGGCCTAAACGACACCAGATAGCACTTGGGATTGCTCAGGGATTGGCGTATCTTCACCACGATTTGTTGTTTCCCATTATCCATCGAGATATCAAGTCTACCAACATACTTTTGGACGTTGATTACCAGCCAAAAGTCGCAGATTTTGGGATTGCTAAGGTTTTGCAGGCTAGGGGATCAAAAGATTCTACTACCACTGTTATTGCAGGAACTTATGGCTACTTGGCACCAGGTTACATTCTTGATCATCTGAGCTTCACAATACTACAAAGTCATTTTGGACActaagtttttaaaaaaataatttattaggCCTTCAAATAAAGCGTTTTCTAAACAACTTTCTCATCTAAAACGCACTCTAAATCTCTTTATTTTTGTGACAGAATATGCTTTTTCCTCCAAGGCGACGACCAAGTGCGACGTGTACAGTTTTGGGGTTGTATTAATGGAACTAATAACGGGTAGAAAGCCGGTTGAAGCCGAGTTTGGTGACAACAAGAATATCATATATTGGGTTGCCACTAAGGTGGAGACTAAGGAAGGGGCGTTGGACATACTCGATAGACGAGTTTCGGGGTCATTCAAAGAAGAGATGATCAATGCTCTTCGAATCGCCATACGTTGCACGTGTAGGACCCCAGCTCTACGTCCCGCGATGAATGAGGTCGTTCAGTTGTTGATCGAGGCAGATCCGTGTCGATTCGAATGTTGCATGACATCAAACAAGTTGAAGGAAACTGCAGAAACCACTACCAAGCCTAAAAATAGCCTTGATCAATGATATTTTCAAGTCAGACATGGAATATGTGTAAGTGAAAGTGTTGCATAAAAGGATTAGGTATAGTATTGGCTGTCTTTATGTTCCTAACATAAGTTGGAGTACACATGATATTTACTCTTTGGTCTTTGTAGTTGcttattgtaaatattttgaaaaattttgaaCAAGCTACGtgcatatatgtgtgtgtgtgtgtcagagagagagagagattatgaaaatgtttacaagTGACtcctattttatatttttttttacagagctatttttcattcaaatcCTTCATTGTTTTTACATGTTACATGAATAATTTTAAAGGGAATTACTGGTTCTGCAAGAATGGATTGAATTCAAAAGAAGGATGCTGCAGAAAATGTAAGATCAAAGAAACTTCTTTTAGCGAGAACAAACATAAAGTAGAAATGAATCATATTAAGACTTCCTAATAAGATTAAACCACAATATCGAATTCGAAAACGCGATAAACTCATTTTATGTACTCTAATTAGTCTTTACACTTCTTTTGGTACatcaaaatcataataaatttgaGATTTTTTCGAATGTGTTTCATGTGCTAGATCACAACATATGAAACTGCCCTACAACACATGAAATTGCCCTCATCAATGAGTTGACAACATGATCAACCTAATGttaaatgataattaaattaaaaagaatatttatgtctataaaatattttgaaaaaattatgtattttacacCAATAAGTTGGATACACTTGGACCATGATGATCATCATTATTGGaccaaaaaaagaagaaggaaataattctctattttttttttcaacttatttCCCTTTTTTTGTAGGTGAAAGAAGTCCAATCAAATGAAAGTGAttgtaaagaaaaagaatgtgcTGATTCGAAGGGACTCCTTTGGTTTGCATGAAAGTGGGGTTTCTGATTCTGCCATGTACAATTTGCGTCTGATTTTTGGAGGGTTCTATTTTAtcctatctttttttttttttgcatttaataaataatttattggaaaaagaattttatacaTAGCTGATTGATGGGGGTTTCATTGTCTCAAATTGGAAAAGGGCACAAAAGTAAAAGCATTATcctaataattaattttataatttcgtAATTATGCTCAATGACAGAGCAAATGTCAACATCTTTAATTGAAAGTTCATACATATTCCATTAGTAGTGTATTTAAAAGTAGGTCACTTAtctctcaaaaaaaaattatgcaacTTACCtccatattttaatattttcgtGTATCACAactcacaattaaattaaaacaaataaatatatatatagagagagtGTTTGTAGGATCAGGTGAAATATTTAGAGTAATGGTATATACattgttataaatttttttcttctagTTAATTTAACTGGGTTGAAaactaaattataaatattctcGAGTGTTTATATCAATTGACTAAcaaataagtgcggaaaaaagTCGGACCAATAGATTAAAACAAATCATCAACAAGGTTGGCTAagtgaattaaaaagtaaaCTGTAGTGTGGAAAATGCACAAGTATGTTTCTAAATGTTCAGATACTCAAGCTCCTACGTCACTCTTTCTTCCGTTTGAAAGATtcacactaaaagactttggattatACAAGTGATTCGCAAGATCTCagtcagtttggacttaaatactgtcaaactgaaactcctaGTATATCTCTCCTGAAAATAGACAGTATGCAAAATGCTATTCGAATGTAATAAATTTCAATAATATCTTAGCATTTAATTATCCTTAAATGATCAGATACAATACATTTTGAAAGTGCGCTAGACTGATTGATTTTTGTTCAGATGAAAGCTTGAATATTTAATCTTTCTGAGTAGTTGGAATCCTCTATTGTTCAATTGAATTTTTTCTCTATATAAAGTTTCTGAAATAAAAGATATGTTCCAAAGAAAAGTTTCGTTAGCTTGTTTTTAAGTCCATGACAACATatttctgacaatcgtacactatTACGATCAGCTTTGTATCGTACAGTGTTGCGATCAGTTTTGTCTGCTGGTGTAAACTGATCCTGGTAAACCAAATGTGTGTAAACTGAAATCTTGGAAACCGAATGAGAAAACTGATAATCTAATAAGAACTATTTCAATTTGGGATCATATCAGTTTTATTCTACTATACCTGTTCATCTTAGGTCAATTTTACCTTAATTATTTGTTAAcaccaaaacataaaatttattgatccaacaatttctccctttttggtatttgataaaataaagattatcgTCCAGTGTAGGCTATTGAAAATAATGAGAAAATGCATAAACTGATAAGAGCAATTTTCCGAAACTGATAAAAGAAATATGATAAACTACTATCTCTTGTCTTCATTCTTGGATCTTGcttccttttctttttatttttctttttgtcAACACCAGGAACAACTACATAACTTTATAGAATATGCACGACTGAGGCCATCTGAGCAGACATAGTGCTGATCTTGGTGGAAAGTTGAGTGTGAACCGAGTCAATCTTTGAGGCGATCTTATCGTGAACTAAGTCTATTTTCTGAGAAATAGCATCATGAGAACTAGATAATTGAGACGTTAAAGCATAGTTCTTCCTCATGGAGTCTATTCGATGAACATGAAGTGAACATATTTGGATAAATTTTTAATATCCTTGACCACATTGTCTTTGAGATTCTCAATATCAATGTCAGTCAGTTGTTGACTTGTCTTGACTTGAAATAGAAGAGCATTGACTGTAGTCAGATTGGAAAGGATGTTTTCCATTCGATAGTCATCTCATATCTTCAGTTCTGGTGATTCAGCAGTGCCATGTGCTTTAGGATCGGAGAATATGATAATTTGGTTGTTTGGCTTAGCAAtgttgtaacgccccagattcgacgactgtcctcactgtatcaagacgggtctttccagcgtgcttatgtcctcactcacacgcaccctaagaaacttcccagggggtcacccatcccaaaatcgccccaagtcaagcatgcttaactttgaaaatcttatgtgatgagctaccgaaaagaagatgcaccttcgtgatatgagtagtacaaatcaaatcttttaagccctcttcaactgtacagtccattacattgaacagtctcggaatccctctcttTCCGGTGcaggatcggttcattcatgttctctccacctagaagcctgccacgagccgctcattgtccgtgcaacctcatggcaccggcgatcaccccccgccctcttcggccccgggcctcacatgcccaccagcttccgcttggttcgtctccgaaccacaccgtactaagagaggtcggctctgataccaactgtaacgccccagattcgacgactgtcctcactgtatcaagacgggtcctttccagcgtgcttatgtcctcactcacacgcaccctaagaaacttccctgggggtcacccatcccaaaattgccccaagtcaagcacgcttaattttggagttcttatgtgatgagctaccgaaaagaagatgcaccttcgtgatatgagtagtacaaatcaaatcttttaagccctcttcaattgtacagtccattacattgaacagtctcagaatccctctcattccggtgcaggatcggttcattcatgtttcctccacctagaagcctgccaggagccgctcattgtccgtgcaacctcatggcaccggcgatcacccctcgtcctcttcggccccgggcctcacaaatGTCAACTGGTTCATCCGCTTGAGCAGCTTTAGTTTCAATGGCTTGAAATTTTATCCGGTCTGCTATGGCAACTGAGTCTTCAATGATAGAAAAAGTCGAGGCAAGATGGTTTTTTAGAGATTCAGTGATGAAGAATGTCTTTGGAATTATAACATCAGTAAtttgagcagattcttcaagtGTCGATTCTTCAGTTGTCATCATATTAGCATTAGATCTTTCAATGTTTGTAATGTTGTTAACCATTGTTAACACAATTTGATCAGCATCAATCAGTTTTGCCTCCTCAATTAGTTTAGTTGGCAACTGTATATCTGTGGTTAAATTGAGTGACCACTCAATTGAGGCAGCAACATTCTCAATTGAGCTGGATGAGTGAACTGATGGATTCTTGATTTTCGGTTGTTGATCTTGAGTCAGTTCAGTAAATTTTTTGGGTAATTTCTTATTCTTTGTATCAATTGGAATGAACAGCTATTGGTCCATCTTCCAGAACTTTACTTCCATTTGAAGTTAGCTCAAATCTACATCCAACTGTGTGAATGTAACTCTATCATCGTGGGCAGTTGGACATGTTCGATCATAATTTCTTTTAGCTCCTCATAAATCAGTTATTTTCTTAATACGCGggatattgaagaattattccCTCTTTTCCAGTGCATGAGTTACTGACACAACTTTTACAGCTTTCATTACCATTTTCTCGAGAGCAATAAATTTCTTCATCgtcttttgttcttcaatttctTTGCAAGGGTGACTGTTTGAAACTGATATCATTCATCACAGATTTCATTCTTGATCTCAGCAAATTCATTTACTTCGTCAACCAAGAGGTCGATATGAGTTTGGATGGCAAACATGGGTATGAACTGCTCGGCTTCttccttattttattttacttttccTTCTGACACTTTAGAAGTGTAGAAGAAGCTAGGCCATATCTACTACGTTCAATAGGATCCTTGATTATTACGCTTTTGGGCCTAGTTGCTGGTAGAATAACAGGTGGAGCAATTGACTGAAGAGAGGCAGCAATTCCAACCAGGGTTAGCTTTTCTTTGGGCTCAGCAGAATCTCCCTTTTCACTTGTCTCAGTAGTAGCTATCTTGACATCAGTTTTGGGCAATGATAGATCAGTTTTCTAAGCTATGATCTCTTGCCTCTTCTCTTTCTCATCAAGTAATGGTGCCAGTTTGCCTGGTGTTGAGATCTGTTTGGCTTTGGTGGTTATGGCTTTCTTGACTGGTGGAGAGGCATGGACTTGAAAGCCTTAGATTGGCCAATTTTGGCTGTGGTGACATTAGTCTTGGAATTGTCTTGAACTCCTTTTTTACTACTATCAGTTGACTTGAAGATAGTTTGGCAGTGAGATCTTTGGGTTGCAGAGTGAATATTAATGATGAACTCAATAGTCTAGTCTTACGTAGAGTTTACGATTCACATAAAAAAAACCCTAGTTTCTTCAAGTAGACGACTCAGAGGGATCGCAAAGCCAAATGAATCTTTGGTAGACTAAACAAGGCCTTCAACATGTTGAATAGAATGGAAGACTAGTTCAACTTAATTCCTTTGATTACTGTagtcatgatttgaaatttttccaatttAATTGCATAAAAAGATCACGCCTTGGCCAATAACAATTTTCCCACAATATGACACAATATATGATATTCCGACTTAATTTACTTTTTAGAGACAAAGATCTTGATTGCTTTCTCAGGGGCAGAGAAGAGAATCAACATTTCTTTGATGTTTGTGGCCTCGATGGAAGAGAAGTTAGGCAGACCATCAGAGGGAAACTGAAAGATTTTTGTGAAGAAACCTTCGTCGAGGATGATTTCATTTCTTGCGATAGTGAACAATAGCTTCCCATCACTAGTCACTTTCCCTTTTTCATAGATATTTAGCAGCTCAGGAACATATATATCCTACGAAGAGCTCAATGAAAATTTGAGTTCAGATGACTCAAGAGCATTGAAAACTTCCGGAAATAAAGCGTCTCCCATGGCATAGATAGAATCAAAATCTACTTCAAGAGCAGTCATGATGTAAGAGGGTGTTGCAGTTGCCGCCATTTTATAGTATTAAGAGATTGAAGGTGTTTCTGAAAATCTCACAAACGATTGAGAGTATAACTATGAGATATTGCAGAATGATTTTCCGAAAAATGCCGAGTAAAAAGAATGTAAAGAGTCTAGACTGAACATATGTGTAGTGACTTTTTCAAATTCCTTTTGACACGAGGCAAAGGAAGAATTTGAATTAGTAACTTTTAATCCTTGAGATggatgaaaggggatcggttacgcgTGCCCGGATACGCaacgaaagtttcaaaaatcatattttcaagtaacaaaaccgagcaccccactaaatgtgtagcaaataacaaaaaaaaaacacaaaatcatACATAATGTCTTTAGaattttttacctatcaatcacaaggattgattatTGGCTCCAAATAAGtcgtaaacaacttagctcttgaagggttgacccaatctacaagcttccaagagcacaTCTTGCTCAGGAGGAttatttccttcaaattaggtccatcACTAACTTCAAAGATCCACtctacacttgcactagaaaatgtagagTATTTTATTTTGAGAAGTTTATGCTCTTATCATCAAAATGAAGTAGCAATTTTTTATGAAGAAAATATGAGGAATTTTCGGCCATAAGCTTGGAGGAGAGAAGGGAAAGaaattttcttggtgcttgaaaaagttaaaAGTGCATGTGCATGTGCATGAcatgccttgtttattgaaaaagttttctcccaacttttcacctcccttgcatgtaatttgggcttgtaacatgtACAAAGCTCATGGACTATTATTTTATAATcacaaacacatttgagatcaattaaatctttacttgaatttactcaagcccactagttgaataattattttcaattgggctctacaaggcccaatgttatttaattaattcaacacttgaattaatttaattttttggactatactaggtccactagtatttaactaattcaacacttgaattaatttaatttagtccataacaatgtttatgaatcacaatttccaaataaattatttatttgggctaacttttaatttagaaacactttcacaaattaaaagttacattcctcATAATCCTCTAATATAAGtaatatttctatttttctttgcgcttataaCTCCTTTGTAAgccattcaa encodes:
- the LOC142547416 gene encoding receptor protein-tyrosine kinase CEPR1-like, producing MCSMALAHPFFLFLIMFSSFFSCLATPEIQSRFFDLAKSTLSGNYSGKWDDGKGTSYCNYTGISCDDQENVVQIDISGWTLSGKFPIDQVCSFLPKLRVLRAGNNNFDGNFPSGIVACTLLVELNMSHGHLTGSLPDFSPLRSLKTLDLSYNRFSGYFPLSIINLTNLEVLNFNENEGFSLWKLPHNISSLIKLKSMVLTTCMLFGEIPSTVGNMSSLIDLELSGNYLTGRIPKELGKLKNLKQLELYYNQLDGEIPEELGNLTELKDLDMSVNKLSGSIPESICLLPNLKVFQLYNNSLTGEIPAVIANSTTLNTLSLYDNFLTGEVPQNLGKSSAMVALDLSENHLTGKLPEGLCSGGKLNYLLMLQNAISGELPGSYAKCESLIRFRVSSNDLEGNIPEGIFSLTHVSIIDVAYNHLSGYIPTSIENAKNLSELFMQGNKISGVIPSEISLAVNLVKIDLSNNLLFGPIPSKIGDLRLLNLLLLQSNNLSSSIPESLSSLNSLNVLDLSSNLLTGEIPEKLSELLPNSLNFSNNHLSGPIPMLFVKSGLLECFSGNPNLCMPSNRYSSDHNFPVCSQVYNRKKINHAWLIGVSLGIVVLGTILFLKRCLNKDKKMIGNEDTVSSSVFSYDFKCFHRLTFDQQEIMEAMVEKNIVGYGGSGTVYKIHLKHGELVAVKKLWTSRKAKDSPPEDQLILDKGLKTEVETLGSVRHKNIVKLYCYLSSPECSLLVYEYMTNGNLWNALHNEKFFILDWPKRHQIALGIAQGLAYLHHDLLFPIIHRDIKSTNILLDVDYQPKVADFGIAKVLQARGSKDSTTTVIAGTYGYLAPEYAFSSKATTKCDVYSFGVVLMELITGRKPVEAEFGDNKNIIYWVATKVETKEGALDILDRRVSGSFKEEMINALRIAIRCTCRTPALRPAMNEVVQLLIEADPCRFECCMTSNKLKETAETTTKPKNSLDQ